A section of the Bos indicus isolate NIAB-ARS_2022 breed Sahiwal x Tharparkar chromosome 26, NIAB-ARS_B.indTharparkar_mat_pri_1.0, whole genome shotgun sequence genome encodes:
- the LOC109553222 gene encoding uncharacterized protein isoform X3, which translates to MLAEVVKLFGPRLVDLHKKVFHKLGLSVSGRDPKGDRQHPWGHRAHPVCSEGQGGGLEDPPGMAGHVGTITWPWPLLCWDTGSLPADESKTRKEMPAGLRTRTESASSGGLTAQRWSPLQEAGRSSGDAAGEPWQHLDPGLPQRLLEEKERVLAVLRETVKVLQMKVARLEHPVKLKDQRVRALTRQGDQPQGGGTRGQKGPLPCPPDSDLEPTWKSPRLGVSGCGNALSIRRGATEEDPSQRVHKQKPGPS; encoded by the exons GAAAGTCTTCCACAAGCTGGGTCTCAGTGTCTCAGGAAGAGATCCGAAAGGTGATCGTCAACACCCCTGGGGCCATCGAGCCCATCCTGTGTGCAGTGAGGGACAAGGTGGAGGCCTCGAGGACCCGCCCGGCATGGCTGGACACGTGGGTACCATCACGTGGCCATGGCCTCTGCTGTGTTGGGACACGGGCTCGTTGCCTGCCGATGAGAGTAAAACCAGGAA GGAGATGCCGGCAGGCCTGCGGACAAGGACGGAGTCAGCCTCTTCCGGGGGTCTCACGGCACAACGCTGGAGCCCCTTGCAGGAAGCAGGACGCTCCAGTGGTGACGCTG CCGGGGAGCCCTGGCAGCACCTGGACCCTGGGCTGCCGCAGCGgctgctggaggagaaggagcgGGTGCTGGCAGTCCTGCGGGAGACCGTCAAG GTTCTGCAGATGAAGGTGGCCAGGCTGGAGCACCCGGTGAAACTAAAGGACCAGCGGGTCAGAGCGCTCACGCGACAGGGGGACCAGCCCCAGGGAGGGGGCACCCGGGGCCAGAAGGGCCCCCTCCCCTGTCCACCAGACTCCGACCTCGAGCCCACTTGGAAATCCCCTAGACTGGGTGTTTCTGGGTGTGGCAACGCACTGTCCATCAGACGTGGAGCAACCGAGGAGGACCCGAGCCAGCGTGTCCACAAGCAGAAGCCTGGCCCCTCCTGA